DNA from Scheffersomyces stipitis CBS 6054 chromosome 1, whole genome shotgun sequence:
ttgtCCACGAGGAACCAAGCAGTGGCCCAAGGGATCTTGAACCAAGTCATTCGAGCCATTTTCCAGCGAATCACGGACTCTGGTATCTATAAGAATAAGCATAATAGATCTGTTTCGAATTCCAAACTCGCATTCAGATCCCCTAGTAAAGACGACTTTGCTACTCCAATTGACGACAGCAGAGAGAAACTTacgttgaagaatttggagaagttgaacgacGACGTCGAAGACAACGACAGAGTCGACGAAGCCAACAATGCATCCGAGCTGGATGAAGATTTGGTGGTTAAGGATGCTTTTTTAATTTTCAGAGCCATGTGCAAGTTGTCTGTAAAGGACCTTGATTCTGAGACTATAGACATGAAATCTCACACTGTCAGATCCAAAATGTTGTCTTTACATATCATCCACACCATCTTGAAGGACCACATAGAGATATTCTTGAGCCATGATGTGGTGATATTGTCATCCAACTCTGCTGAGCAGACCAGACTTATCAATGCCGTTAGACAGTATGTATGTCTTTCATTGTCGAGAAATGCTGCCTCACCTTTAGCTCCTGTTTTTGAGATTTCGTTAGAAATCTTCTGGTTGATCATCTCCAACTTGAGATCAGAGTTCAAACGTGAAATTCCTGTTTTTTGGGATGAGATATACTTCCCTGTTGCAGAGATGAGAACGTCTACTCCTCATCAAAAGCGATATTTATTATCTATTGTTGAGAGATTGTGCAACGATTCCAGATGCATCATTGAGTTCTATCTCAATTATGACTGTGACAGCACGATGCCTAATATCTGCGAGAAGACTATTGAGCTTTTGACGAAGTTGTCGTTAGCCATTGTAGAAGTAACTGCTCAACAAAGGCAGGCATACCGCGAGAATCGTAGAATGGGCATTTCTGTGTACAACATCGACAAGATTGCCAACTTGACCAGTAGCACGATGTCATCCAAACCTCCAGAACCAGACATCTACAACCATTTTCCTTTGGAGTATGCCTTGAAGATGACGTCTATCAACTGTTCTGTAGCATTTTTAAGATCGTTGTACTCCTGGGCGCAAAAAGGAATCAACAATGGTACCAGTAGAACGCTTGCTTCGAGCCAGAACGGTTCACAGGCTGCCCTCAATAGAAAGAGGTCAGGCACAGTGGACTCTGCCAACTCCACTTTGAACAACTCTAGAAACGCTTCTTTTGTAAACTCCAGCGAGCAATACAGTGAATCTGATGACCCCGAACAgtttgaaaacttgaagcaaagaaaaaagGCCTTTTTAGAAGGTATCAGGCAATTCAACCAGAAAGCCAAGAAGGGCATAAAGTATTTTCTCGAACACAAATTTATTGACTCGGATAGTCCTGAAGATATCTCTAAGTTCTTATTGGGAACCGAAGGCTTGGACAAGAGCGTTATTGGCGAATATTTGGGAGAAGGTGACGAAAGGAATATCGCCATAATGCATGCATTCGTAGAACAGATGGAATTTTCGAACTCGGGTTTTGTAGATGCCATGAGGAGGTTCTTGCAATCGTTCAGATTGCCTGGAGAAGCACAAAAGATCGATAGATTCATGTTGAAATTTGCCGAAAGATATGTGTTAGGTAATCCAACTCTTTACGCCAACGCCGATACTGCTTATGTTTTGGCTTATTCTGTCATTTTGTTGAACACAGATTTACATTCTCCACAAGTGAAAGTGAGAATGTCTGTGGAAAACTTCATAGCCAACAATGCTGGTATAGACGATGGTAAAGACTTGCCTCTGGACTacttggtgaagatttACAACGAGATACAGTCCAACGAGATCAAGTTGCAGTCTGAGCAGCATGCTGCTCTCTTAGCTGGTGATATCAGTATCAGTGTGTCTACACCTTCTGTAGGTTTATTCAGTGGTCGCGACTTGAATCGTGAAGCCTATATCCACGCCTCTAAAGAGATGTCAACCAAGAccgagaagttgatgagaaACTTGGGTAAAAGATTAAAGTCCGATGACTCCAATGGTGTCTTTTATTCTGCATCACATGTAGATCATGTTAAGTCAATTTTCGACACGCTCTGGATGTCAATTTTGGCTGGATTAACACCTCCCTTCAAAGAATATGATGAAGAGGATGTTACTAATGCCTGTTTAGAAGGTATCAAGTTATCGATTCGAATTGCTTGCATGTTCGACTTGTACCACGCCAAGGAATCCTTCATTGGTGCACTTCTTCAGTTTGAAAATTTGCACAACTATCAGGAAATGAAGGCAAAGAGTGTAGAGGCTATCTACATCATGTTGGATCTAGCTGTTACTGAAGGCAACAAACTCACAGATTCATGGAACCAGATATTAACTTCAATTTCACAATTGGAGAGATTGCAATTGATTGCTCAGGGTGTTGACCAGGCTTCGATTCCAGATGTGTCTACTGCCAAACTTGTAAACCGAGGATCTGTTGAAGCTTCTAGAGTTAGCACTAGTTTTTTTAGTCTGTTTACTACGGTGACAACTGCTTCTCAGACAgcttccaacaagttcCATAACCAACACTTGTCTCCGTACGTTGCGCAGTTGTTAACTAAGACCGAGTTGGACGTAGCTATAGACAAAGTGTTTACCAACAGTGTCAATTTGACTGGTTCCAGTATTGTAGATTTCGTGAGTGCGTTGTCTGAAGTTGTTaaggaagaaatcgaaTCTTCTGGACAAAGCAGCAACCCAAGAACCTTTGCGTTGCAGAAGGTGGTTGACATTTGCTACTACAATATGAGCCGTGTTCGTTTTGAATGGACACAATTGTGGAACATCATTGGCGAAACCTTCAACGCTGTGGGCTGTCACAGTAATCTGGCTATTTCATTTTTTGCTTTGGATTCTTTGAGACAGTTGTCGATGAGATTtttggaaattgaagagttggcCCACTTTaagttccagaaggagtTCTTGAAGCCTTTCGAACATGTCATAATATACAATGACTCGTTGGAGGTGAAGGATATGGTATTGGAATGTATCAACAATATGATTCTAGCTCGTGCCCGACAAATCAAATCTGGTTGGAAGACCATCTTTGGAGTACTCACATCAGCAGCTAAAGAAAACAAGGAGAGTTTAGTGATGAAATCTTACAAGATGGCCAACTGGATTAACAAGGAGTTCATTGGTGAAGTCCATGCTCAGGATTCATTTGCTAATTTAGTGATCTGTTTCACGgaattggccaagaacGAACGCTTCCAAAGAGTGAGTTTGCTATCACTTGATGTTTTGCTGAAATTGATCAACCAGATTGCACAATCAAGCTTTGGTAACGacgaattgaaaaagacaGAAGCCAATGGCAAAGAAGACACCGTCAGCAAGAACGATAGATTGGTCAAGGTGTGGTTTCCAGTTCTCTTCGGTTTCCATGACATTATCATGACTGgagaagagttggaagTAAGATCTCGGGCATTGAATTATTTGTTTGATATTCTCATGAGGTATGGGGAGTACTTTGAAGATGAGTTCTGGGACAAGATCTGTCGTCAATTACTTTTCCCTATCTTCAGCGTTTTGAGTAATCATTGGGAAGTTAGTCTTGAAGATTCTAACGACAAGCTTTCTGTTTGGTTATCCACTACATTGATCCAGGCTTTGAAGAGTATGATGTCGTTGTTCACACACTATTTTGATCCTTTGAGCAGAATGCTTGACGagtacttgaacttgataaTTTCTTGTATCTGTCAAGAAAACGACACAATAGCCAGAATCGGAAGAGAATGTATGTCGACGttattgaaagaaaacgCTACAAGATTCACTGATGAACATTGGATCCACATTTCTGGAGCGTTTACCAACTTGTTTGATTTGACTACAGCTAAGGAATTGTTCACTTCCGATCCATTGCTTAACCGTGTGAGATCACAAGATCACGAGAACGGCGATGTTGGATCTCAAGTGGATTTGGACGACCCACAATCACCCAAGAAAACATTGATAGATGATGCGGAGGccagattgaagaaatcgagaGAAAAATCGTCAATTGTCGTCAAGAGtgttttgcaattgctttTGATTCAAACCTTGTCTGAATTGTTCGAAAGTGAAAACTTCTACGAAGCTATTCCCTACACTCATTTGATCAAGATAGCGTTCCTCTTGAACTCGAGTTATACATTTGCTCGCACATTCAACGACGACTATGACTTGCGGGTTCGTTTGTGGAATGCTGGTGTTATCGAGAGGTTacccaacttgttgaagcaggagtcttcgtcttctgcCGTTTTCATTAACATCATGTTCAAGATGTATTGTGATGATGACAAGACAGATGCTTcagcaaagaagacaataaTGGAGTCGATCATTCCATTGTGTAATATAATTACTGAGAGATATGCTGATTTTGACGAGAACAACCAACAGAGAAACATCACCACTTGGAAGCCGGTCATTGTTGAGATTTTCCACGGCTACGTAGAGTTGGATGACGAAgactttgttgaacatgCTCCTACAATGTACAAGTTGTCGTTGAAATTGTTTACGAAGAATATGACAGCAGATTTGAGACAGCTGGTGAGGGCATTCTTGTCGAGAGTTGGCGATGAGTTCATAGACAAGGTTGCTACTACCAATTAGAGAATTCAATTCTTAGAATTGATTCGCACTGAAGTCAATTGATATTTGAAGGATATCAAGAGATATATCTGTCCTGGTATGCCGTTGATAGTGCCGTGTCTTCATATAGTCTTCGTCTCCAGGCGCACTGCTTAGTGGTCATACGAGATGATGAGATTACACAAATGGAACGGCATCCTGTTCATTGTACTGTACGTAATGTTGGTTCCTGTTGGAGCTTGTACCATATTAATATACGATTAAAAGTTTGAGAGTATGATGTTGAGAAGTATGATTCATGCTGAATATGACGAAAGAGTAGGGATCCCTAAGATTCATGAAATGTATGATATATATGATATTTACGATAAGATGACATGTGCTGGCAGCACCAAGCGAGCATATAGATCCATAACGAGACATGGTCTATGCATATAAGCTATCAGGAGTCAATTGTCTTGGTGATCCATGGGCATGATGCCAGGCATTGTTCTGCATAGTTAAGAATATATGGGGAAATGGTGTCGAGAAGAAGTCTCAGTCAATGCCGTTGACTTTTCAGAGTTGCACTAATAGCTTCTGTAGGCATTGCTTGAGTAGAAATCTGTATATCTTATAGTGTAGTTACTGAACAGCAGTGAATATGGAGTGCTCTACGGAGTATTCGGTATATCTATATTACTGTCTACAAAGTATTCATATAAGCCGCATTTCCTAGCATACTAGAATGACGAGTCTCTCTCTCAAACCCAATCCTATATCTGCTCTTCTGTGTCTACCCATATGAACATCTCGAACCTTCTCTCTACTTTCTAATTATATTTACTCCATCGCTACGAATGGTCCCATCTTGTGCTCACATTTACGGAGGCTATAGTCGCACCGGCCAACTCCACCGACAGCCGGTCCCACACTTACGCCCACAGTATACTACGATGAAAGCAGGAGTGCACAGAGCCCGGTGGTCTTTTTTCGTCGTCCAGTGACTGGGACGGGTCAGcaaaattttcagctaCTTTTCGAGCCCAACctattctttctttacaTACCcatagaaagttagaaagtTTGCCAGTTAGACTTGACAGTTTTAACATGTCTTTTGAGAACAAAGTACGTAGACAACATATGTGGCCGACGCGCCGCAGCCAATGGAGCCCGCTGGCGACGCCAATGTAAAATGTCtggagtgaaaaatgctGGAAATTGCACTATTATCGATACAGAAATGAGTCAAACGACAGTAAGAAATAACCAATTGTGGAGAGTTTCCCCTAAACTTCTTCCCTACAATATCCAGAGTATACTTGTATTGCTACAATTCACTTTTTATACCAGCACTGCTTTTGTTGTGTTGAGTCTTCGCTGGCGGCATAGAATAATTCAACTGTGGAGAAGCATCGAAATTCGaaaatttcagatttttcacttttttctAGCATTCATTTGAACCCTATTACTACGAGGCATTACCATGAACGAAGTATTCAAACGATACTAACATACTAGAACTTATTTGCCTTGTTAGGTAACGACGTCGAAGACGACACTGTCGTCGCCGCCTTGCCAAAGGAagtcgtcaagaagaacactTCCTCCAAGAAGGCTGATGTTCCTCCTGCCTCTGCTGACCCAGCCAGagccaagaagaacaagtccAAGCCTACCGGTAACGAAGCTGCCTTGAAGGCTAACGCCGACAACAAGTCTGTTGCCGCTCCATCTGCCACTCCATCCAAGCACGTCAAGAAGCCATTTGACCGTCATTCCAGAACCGGTAAGACCgactccaagaagaagctcaagCAAGGCTGGGGTACTGGAgaacaaagagaattggaagGTGAAACTGAAGGTTTGGAAGACGCTGTAGCTGACttggacgaagaagacgaagttgCCGCTGAACCTGCCGTGCCAAAGAGATCCTTGAACGACTACTTTGCTGAATTGCAAGTCAAGcaacaagaattggaagGTGCCAGACAATTGAGAAAGGCCAACGAAGGTGTTGAAGACAAATGGACCgctgaagaagtcatcGAAAAGCAACAAGAATCTTTCTTTGAATCTACTGCCTCCAAGAAGACCAAGGCTAAGGCTccaaaggaaaagaagttcttggaaatcgacGCTCACTTTGCTGATGAACAACCAGCTTCTTTTGAATCCAAGAGAGGTGGTGCCAGAGGTGGTGCTAGAGGTGGTGCCAGAGGTGGCCGTGGTGCTGCCAGAGGCGCCAGAGGTGGTTTTGCCAAGAGAGGCGACAGCAAGCCTGCTGCTAAGACTGCTGCTGCCCCAAAGGCTgaaatcaacgacaagaacTTCCCATCCTTGTAATCAGCCCCGAGCTGTAATCGTCATAGGACGATATCGTAAGAGAAATCGCTGTCTGTTTGCATTTTTAACAGGTGCCCCTTTCTTGACTGTCACGTACTTTATAGTTTTACGTTTTTTGTAGGTTAATACATCGCCAACGGAATTGTTGTAGTGAGAGATTTTATATATCTATGGAGACAAATATGCCTGTTAATTTAAGAAAAGCTTTCTATGTGATTTCACTTTATTCACATAGCCTTATAtttagctgcgaaaaaatCATATGGGCCGCATTCGGTTGCACAATTCGGCACGTGACCGCAACTGTCATATGCCCTCCCCACAGTTACCACCAGACTGGGGAACTTTCACTGATTCTGAATAtatattttcatatttgTTTTTTCCTTGATTTGAGGGTAAATCTTGGTGGATCTTGCTGTTAGACTGGAATTGACATCACattcaaagaattgttcATATCTCCCATCATTTCGATTATCTTTTTAGCACAATCCTTGTTCACTATTTTTGTTCACTATTTTTTCATTAGTTTTTCTCGATCACTAATATAGCATTCTCGTACAATTGAGCATGTCTGACGACAAATACAGACTGACTGCCACAAAAGTTCTTTCACTGGTGTACCAAGCCTCCAGCGACTTCGCTGATGCTCACCAGGGACAGAATCGTGGAGCAGCTGCGGGAACAGCAGCAGCGTTGCTTTCTATGGGAATCGATAGGGTTAATAGAACTGGCAAGAGTGCGTCTCGTAGCGGAAGCTTGGATTTGGACTACACCGATGAACAATTGGAGCACATACGACAGATGGCATCTTCAGCTGAGGAAAATGAGCTCAAGAAGCACCGTGACCATTTCgtagacaagttgatggacaagatgttgaagtatACGATTCCAGACGATTCGCCAGATAAGGCTATATTCGAGCAGAAGATCAATGATCCGTCCAGAAGTGAAAGACCCAACTTGTCGATCCGGATTTTGcttctgaacttcaaaaagCTCGCTGGTAAAATGGGAATGTTCTTTGAGTTGCAGTATGGAATCATCCACATCATCACCTGGAGAAAGCCTACCAAAACCTTGACGGCTTTAGTATTGTACACAACGATCTGCTTGTGGCCCCATCTAGTGGTTACGTATCCCCTCATATTCTTGCTCTTCGGCATTATTGTTCCCGGCTATCTTCACAGACACCCTATGAGAACACCGGAGTTGATCAAGGTAAAGAAACGAGGACAGCTGCTCTTTTCGTTCCTCAATGAAGGAGCTGGTGAACACAGCATTATCGACGACTTACTTAGTGACTCTGTGCTAGGTGATGAAGGACTAAGACCGACATTTTCTGGCTCGGAAGAACTGTCCGACGTCTTACAGATTTCTCCATCTGAAGTTATTTCTGAAACCAGTGTCTCTACAGATGATTCCAAGAAACCAATTGCTAAGTCACAGTTAGCCTTATTGATAAACATGAGAGATTTGCAAAACTTGACGActgacttgttgaacgGCATGGATTTGGCTGAGAAGTCGTGGTTTGAGACTTTTGGCTTCAAGGACGAGCATCTCTCAACATTTATATTCTATGGtgtagcagcagcaacttCTGTGGTTCTATTTCTTGGACAGTTTATTCCATGGAGACTTATCTTTATTCAGTCTGGTTGGGCTGGTATTCTCCTCTGTCATCCAAAGAGCAAGACATTCTTGGTGGAGCTTAGCAACGCCAAAAAGGCTCGCGCAGCTAAAGCTCCACAGCCTGAAGAAATCATAGAGTCTGAAGTTAAGAAGTTCGAGACTAACGATATCATTGTAGACGATGCTCCAGAAAggagaattgttgaaattttcgaattgcagaagaaaagtattcTCCACGAAAAATGGACTTTTTATTCGTACTCTGGCAATATCTTTGACACtaagaaaaagacaagattAGCCGGCAAGAGACCTGGTGGAGTTGACCATCTTTCCAAGGTTGTTCCTCCTAAGGATTGGTTGTTTGACTTCGGATTTGCTAACAAGTGGACGATTGACTACGAGCCACAAGagtttcttcgtcaaagaAGCTTGGAATCAAAGAATCTTGTTATCAGAGAGGGTGAAAAGAGCGGCTGGATATACGACAAGGATGTTGAATCGCAGTCTCTGGATATAACTTATGagttcagaagaagaagattgtaTAGAGAATGCCTTAGATATGGACGTGCCCCTAAAGGATCCAGAAAGTCTTAGTtattttgtatttgataTATGATTGTATCATTTTTAAATTGTATCATATATACTATACTGTTTAAGTTTTATATCATATTCATGATTCTTCCTCTGCACCTGGCATTCCAAAAAATAACTTCCTATAACAAGAGGAgtcttcagaaacaaaaTGATCATAGTTATTCTCAAGCATCTCTCCACATAAGAAACACATATTGGTGCCACATTGCGAACATTTGACTTTGTTACAGCCATCAGACTTCTCTATGATGATTCCACAGCCAGGGCACTCCTTGACTTCGTTGCTTTCtttcaacatcttgttgaaaagaaggTCCATCTGGTACTCTTCTACTGCTCGAATGATACGCTGTCTGCCATAACGAGCATTTAGAGTCTTCCTCTCGTAGGAGTCTCTAGGTAAAGACATATATGCCTCAATATCCTTTACTTCCACCCCTAGATAATCGCCACTCTCGGAAGTGACCTTTTTACATACTTTGAATCGGGCATGGTAAGAGTTGTGACAGTCGTTGCAAAAGGCATATGCACATCTGGGACATACTACCAACCGCTCTGTGAGATCTTCTCTAAATATGGCTTCGTCGCAGCCAATTCTAGGACATTTTACAAGTCTGTTAGGTAGCAATTTACCAATGAATTCGTACTGcgacttcttgaagagcgTATAATATCTATTGACCAAGTCTTCACTTGTCTTCTCACCACTTTCATTACTCTGGACAGATGTCAATATCTTAGAGAGAAAATTGAGCGGCACAGCAGGTGTGAGCAAAGTCCTGACAATTTCCTCAACTCTAGTATCTGACATAAGCCACGACTCCAACTTGGAGTATTCATCTTTGGTCTTGacaaacttcttggtgCACTCATAACTGGGGCAGTGCACTTTGTCTATCTCTCCGGTTCGGATCACAGACGAGAAGTAGGCAAATAAACAGGTATTACAAAAGGTATGGCCACATGAGTCGAAGCGCAGACAATTAACGCCTTTATAGTCTTCCTGGCACACCTCACAGGTAAATGTCTTAGTTTCGTACTCCTGTTGCTTAATGTCGTTGTCATAGTCTACTATGGTCTGAAATTCTTGGCCACTAGTAACATCGTACTTGGGACCAATGAGCAGATCCCATTCGTTCTGAGTTTGGTCGTGCAAATAGTCTATCATGCTGAAAAGTACCTGGTCTTGGTAACTTTCCCAGATTTGCTCCAAGTGGACTATCATAGAGTCTACTACAGTCTGGTGCAAAATTGAACTGGTAAGGTTGAAGTTAAGTGATTCTTCGTACGGATATCTTTCTGGAAGTTCGAAAGTGAATAGAAGCGAAGGTAGATTGCAAACCTTATGCGTTAATAAGGGAGTATCTCGATGGGACTCGGGTAATAGTCGAAGTATTATGCCGTCTTCGTTTTTGAGTGGGATCTCTATCGATCCAGTATATTTTGAGAAGTTCATCGTGCAGTTGGGGTAGATAGCTTTACAGGATTGGAGCTCCTGGACTCGAATATCGTCCGAGAAGTCGACGTTGTCATATGCAGCTTCTGTCATTGTGCAGCATCGAAGATATAAGGATTCTGGATTGGTAGGTATGCGTTCTATTAAGATTAGTGACCAAGGTTAATATGACTAAGCTGTGatgagtgaaaaattcaagatatGCAAAATGCggagtgaaaaatgttAGCAACGACTTGAAAAcgtgaaaaattaaaaaGGATACAAAAGCCTACGCAAAGCTTATGGATGAAATGGCAGACGTATGACTTTAGAGTGGAAATATGATGGACGGTatgaaattcttttctttcgTTAGGTAAGGAAGTAAGGAATTAGTTTGACACAGGATTGGAAAAAGTGAATTCCAAAGCATCTACGAGGGCGAAGGGAACATTATGCCTGTAACAAAAATACAAGGTGGTTGTGataatgaaaatggaaCAGACAGTTTCGGCTAGAGAAACTTGGTCAAATTTACAGAGTGAATCTCCTTAGTGTAGAGATGTCAGCTTTTGATTCTTGGCTATGGACTTTACTGTAgagcttaactatggagaCTATGAGAGTGAATAAGCTACTATATGCACGATTTTTCACATAAAAAAAGAGACAgctcatagttaagaataTATTCAAAAACACTTTCTCTACATCAGCTATACTTACCGATTCCAACAAGACGCGTCCTGTAGTATTTGCTAGTCAGAAGTTGACATAATCTGAGGGCACATTGCACACGATGGACTCGTTTGCGAAAAAAGTACGAACGTTCGATGCGTTTCCTAAGGTGGATTCTCAACACACGGTGAGGTCACAGCGAGGAGGGTTTTCTACCTTGATGACAGCATTCTGTGGCCTTTTGATAGTGTGGGTAGAGATAGGTGGCTTTCTTGGTGGATATGTCGATCATCAATTCATAGTTGATAACGAGATCAAGTCCTCTCTTGTCATCAATGTGGACATGCTCGTAGCCATGCCTTGCGAGTTTCTCCATACAAACGTAGAAGACATTACGAAAGACCGGTATTTGGCTGGAGAGACACTCAACTTCCAGGGAACCAACTTTATAACACCACCCACgttcaacatcaacaatatcaacGACAAACACGATACCCCGGACTTGGACGAGATTATGCAAGATTCACTCAGAGCCGAATTCAGCGTATCTGGAGCTCGCATTAACGAAGGAGCTCCAGCTTGCCACATCTTCGGTTCGATTCCGGTTTCGCATGTAAAGGGTGATTTCCATATCACAGCCAAAGGCTTGGGCTACAGCGACAGACTGCACGTCCCTCTTGAAGCCTTGAACTTCAGTCATGTAATCCAGGAGTTCTCCTTTGGCGACTTTTATCCATTCATCAACAATCCCTTAGATGCCTCAGGAAAATTGACGGAAGAGCCTTTGATTTCGTACCTGTATTTCGCAAAAGTCGTGCCCACCTTGTACCAGCGTTTGGGATTGGTTGTAGATACGAACCAATACTCGTTGACAGAGAATAACCatgtcttcaagttggagCACAAGCGCCCTACGGGAATTCCtggaatcttcttcaagtacGATTTTGAGCCAATTAAGTTGATCATCATTGAGAGAAGATTGCCATTTATCCAGTTTGTAGCCCGTTTAGCCACAATTGTAGGCGGTTTACTTATTCTCGGAGGCTACCTCTTCCGTATGTACGAGAAGATCTTGGTAGTACTCTTAGGAAAAAAATATGTTGACAAAgacagagaaaagaaatccGGGGGAATTCTTGACAACGACGTCAAACAGAAAATCAACTCCGACTAAGTCATGTGTAGAATACAGCaaatagaagagaatagCAAACGAACAAACTTTGTAAGTTGTAGAAAACAGTTTTATGTATGGAACAGCTTTCTGAATCACTCCCTATTCGGAAGGTGGTTGCGACAGTTTATCAGTATTAACTGTGCGACACCCTCGGAACTCGAATATTTAGTTGCGAAAGAGATTCTTTAACTCAAATATTTGGCCCGTAGACAGTGTAAATGGCTACATTTCTTTGGTTAAAAAAAAGTACTCTTATAAATGTGTTCTCATTAATACTCTTGTTTATACTCACACCATCATCTTGAATCTAGAATCACCACATTCTTACCTATTAGTGAGTAAAGCTTTGACCGGAAATAACCAAATCCGACCATACGACCTTGCCACAGTCCTATCTGATAATGAAGCCTCCAACTCTCTTGGAAATATAATCGGAGTAACCTGCACACAGCACTCTATATCTCGATTAGACATTTCTCGATATTTCTTCAGTGATttacttcttctctcttaCATCTGTCAGACAAGCCACTTGACTATGGATGCtgctaagaagaagatacgaagaagcagaaacGGCTGCCACAACTGCAAACGATTGAAAATCAAGTGCGATGAGCAGAAGCCAGTTTGTTCCTACTGTGCCAAGACCAGAGCTACTTGTGACTATTCAATAAAACTCACCTGGGGAGGGAGACCATATAGAGATACCAACAAGAGACGTAAAGACCAGTTTAGAACTATAGCATTTGAGAATGACAGCCTGGTGG
Protein-coding regions in this window:
- a CDS encoding predicted protein encodes the protein MSDDKYRSTATKVLSSVYQASSDFADAHQGQNRGAAAGTAAALLSMGIDRVNRTGKSASRSGSLDLDYTDEQLEHIRQMASSAEENELKKHRDHFVDKLMDKMLKYTIPDDSPDKAIFEQKINDPSRSERPNLSIRILLSNFKKLAGKMGMFFELQYGIIHIITWRKPTKTLTALVLYTTICLWPHLVVTYPLIFLLFGIIVPGYLHRHPMRTPELIKVKKRGQSLFSFLNEGAGEHSIIDDLLSDSVLGDEGLRPTFSGSEESSDVLQISPSEVISETSVSTDDSKKPIAKSQLALLINMRDLQNLTTDLLNGMDLAEKSWFETFGFKDEHLSTFIFYGVAAATSVVLFLGQFIPWRLIFIQSGWAGILLCHPKSKTFLVELSNAKKARAAKAPQPEEIIESEVKKFETNDIIVDDAPERRIVEIFELQKKSILHEKWTFYSYSGNIFDTKKKTRLAGKRPGGVDHLSKVVPPKDWLFDFGFANKWTIDYEPQEFLRQRSLESKNLVIREGEKSGWIYDKDVESQSSDITYEFRRRRLYRECLRYGRAPKGSRKS
- a CDS encoding RING finger protein, which produces MTEAAYDNVDFSDDIRVQELQSCKAIYPNCTMNFSKYTGSIEIPLKNEDGIILRLLPESHRDTPLLTHKVCNLPSLLFTFELPERYPYEESLNFNLTSSILHQTVVDSMIVHLEQIWESYQDQVLFSMIDYLHDQTQNEWDSLIGPKYDVTSGQEFQTIVDYDNDIKQQEYETKTFTCEVCQEDYKGVNCSRFDSCGHTFCNTCLFAYFSSVIRTGEIDKVHCPSYECTKKFVKTKDEYSKLESWLMSDTRVEEIVRTLLTPAVPLNFLSKILTSVQSNESGEKTSEDLVNRYYTLFKKSQYEFIGKLLPNRLVKCPRIGCDEAIFREDLTERLVVCPRCAYAFCNDCHNSYHARFKVCKKVTSESGDYLGVEVKDIEAYMSLPRDSYERKTLNARYGRQRIIRAVEEYQMDLLFNKMLKESNEVKECPGCGIIIEKSDGCNKVKCSQCGTNMCFLCGEMLENNYDHFVSEDSSCYRKLFFGMPGAEEES
- a CDS encoding putative ER to golgi transport, translating into MDSFAKKVRTFDAFPKVDSQHTVRSQRGGFSTLMTAFCGLLIVWVEIGGFLGGYVDHQFIVDNEIKSSLVINVDMLVAMPCEFLHTNVEDITKDRYLAGETLNFQGTNFITPPTFNINNINDKHDTPDLDEIMQDSLRAEFSVSGARINEGAPACHIFGSIPVSHVKGDFHITAKGLGYSDRSHVPLEALNFSHVIQEFSFGDFYPFINNPLDASGKLTEEPLISYSYFAKVVPTLYQRLGLVVDTNQYSLTENNHVFKLEHKRPTGIPGIFFKYDFEPIKLIIIERRLPFIQFVARLATIVGGLLILGGYLFRMYEKILVVLLGKKYVDKDREKKSGGILDNDVKQKINSD